DNA from Elaeis guineensis isolate ETL-2024a chromosome 2, EG11, whole genome shotgun sequence:
TTATCAAGAAAAGCAAATGAGGTCTTAGCAAGGTCATAGTAAATGTCAAAGTCCTTTTGGCAAAGTCATATCATTTGCTATTGCTTAAAAAGTACTGTGATTGAAAAAGTGAAGTTCTAGTCTTTTTGGAAGGCCATATTAACAATATATTACATAAGTTAGATTAAGGAACTTCCATCAGTAATTAGCACTATGTTTTAGAATAGTACCTCAGCTTTTACAAGGGGGATCGATGGTCCTTTGGTACTGTAATCTGATATTTAGTTATAATAAATAAACTTAACGACAGAATGTGATTATGACAATTGCTAAGCTGGCTGATGATAGGAAGTGCCAAGGATTTTGCACGTGTGGTCCCTGGAAACATTTATTCTTCTGGCTTTGTTAAGAcatcatgcagatgaagtagcaagTATTGACAAGCACTTGTAGTTTAACAGTAGCTCAGTATCTCCCATTCTAGGCAACCTGTGACATATAGCATTCATAAGAGGGATCATCAGTAATCAGAACAAACTTCCTGAGAGTCAAGCTTGCAAGTTGTTTTGACAAGTTTTCAATGGTGCTGTCATGTGTATATGTGATGAAATAACTGATGAAATAATAACATATCATACTCTTCCCCCATGGGAAGGATTCAACATTCATTGCTTAGGAAGTACAAAATCTGCAACTATTGGCTAGAGCTGAAAAATTGTCAGTTATCTACCATCCTGTGATGGGGGTCTTGTCTTAATGATCCGGGTCTTCTTAATTTGCAGGGAAGGAAAAATTAGGCCCAATAAGTACTTAGATTCAGAGAACCGTTTTTGTTCTTTCTTCTATTCCTTAATTCCTTGTTGTCTTTGAATAGAAGTCGCCATAATACTTCTTTATCCTCAGGATTTTGTGCACAGTATTATTCTTGTTTTTCAATTTCACTTTACCCTTTTAATTAACGGGAATTGGTAATAGCTTCTCATACTGTCTTGAAATTTCCAGTGTGCCCTTCAGTTTTGCTGCGATATGTTGGTTTTTTGTTCTGGTTCTTTGATTAGCTTAATCATTGGTTAACCAAAATAACGTACAAAATAGGGAAGAAAAAAGTTAGATCAAAATGTACTATGTTTGCTGATGATTATTCTTGGAATGGTTGGTGGTGTTATTTTCCATGCTTTTTCTTAGTAATTCATGCAGTGAGAGTTCTATAATCTGGATGCCAGCATAGCCTAGTTTCCTATTCTATGAACAATATTGCTGATACATCCAATCCTTTTCTAAGCCTAGCTGCCATTCAGTTTCTTGACAATAATTTGCAAATTTTTCtcttaaatatttaataaaatggaAAAATCACATATCAATGGTGTGTTTATAAATGTATGAAGATATAGATAATTCTATCTCCTGCAAAGCCCTTTGGAGCATCTCTTAATTTTGTTAGTATCAATATAGCTAAAGATTGAGTTTTGTGCCATGAAATTTTCCTCTAGTCATAAAGTATTCTTATCAAAGTAAGCTAATATATTTTATCAACACCCCGGTAAAGTGCATAGATATTATTCCCTTTTATACCTGCAGATCCCATTTTGGAGTACATGAAAGCCTCATGAAAGCAATTCTTCTCACCAATATATTACTTATAACTTGGTATATCATGAAATTTCTACCATTGAGCTATTGAACTCAAATTCTCGCCCCCCaaccaaacacacacacacacacccacaccccaaaaagaagaaatcaaatccaGAACCATAGTATCTCACTTAATGTTCTATAGTATAACCCATGTTATTTGCAGATTCCAGAGGCCTCCTGGGTTGCTGCCATCATCCATGCTTGGATTTGAGGCTCTCACTGGTGCCTTGGATGATTTTGGGTTCGAAGATTACTTGAATGGTATTCAATTGCTTTTACTTCTCTTCCCTCATCTGGATGTTCATTATTTATTGCATGAAAATGGCATGCGTACCAGCATCCCATGTTTCTGAAAACAATCCAATGTTAAGACTACTAGTTCTTGAATATAAGTCCTGCTATTCTTTTCTCATTATTTTGTCATCAAATTCATCTTGAAAATGCAGCCGACTGTTTGGTGTCCCTGATAGTAGTCATCAAGCTACATGGTGCATGAAAAGTATGCATGAGAAGTGCATTCATCATTGCTGCATCTACAATTATGATCATGAGAAAAAagtttatgttgtttgagatTATGAATGATGTGATGCAACATTGCTGCTATTGATGGCATATAGACATTTTCATGCATGATAGAGAACTTAGCATGGTTTAAAAAAAAGGTACTTTGTGATAAGTAGGTTATATGCAAGTGTGACTATTCAGATTTGGTGACTGGTATAACCTAAATCCATGATGGTTATTGTCATACTTCATCCTGACTCAACAACTGCATATTCTAGTGCCAACTTCCTGTGAAGCTGAAAGTCGGCATTTGTTTCTTGGTttataagatattttcttctttCCATTTTGTGATGATGATCATTTTTTTAATGACTTCCTGACCATCTTGCAGTGCCAGAAGACTCAGAAATCTTCCAACCTCCAGACATGCACCATGGGATGGAAGTCCGCCTTGGCATTTCCAAGGGGCCTGTTTGCCCAAGTCACAAATAAGTGTGCAATTTGCTGTTTTGAAAGAGCTATACCTTACTACTGATTCAGAAATAGAAATTGTTTCTTTCATTATTATGGATCAGTATGTGTTCTTTGGAGTTATACTTTGGCTGCATGTTTAGTTGCACTTATTCATGAAACAGGTGATAACAGTCGAAAATTAAGACATTCTTGTTACGGTGCTAGCATATTTGCTGGTTGCTTGGATTCTCCTTTCTGGGAAAAGCATAGATCGCTGTGGTTGAGACAAGAATCAATGAAATTTCGTTGCAGACTGCACCATGTAATCAAGGGAATATGGGATCAGTAGCTTGGTAAGCGCACAGGTTGAGGTAGCATAAAGGCGAACGACCATGATCTTCCACACCTTCAAACCAGCTGTTTAGGCTGGAAAACTGGGAATATGGTGGATAATTGATTTGCAGATGATTAGTATGGCATGGATTAGAAAAATATTGCCTCCAAAGGAACCTTTTTAAATAGATTCAGCTGTGACTTTTGGGACATGGTTATGTCAAATTGTCCTCTTTAGACACATTATATGGATGTGATCCCATCAACAGATGAGATGTTTGAAAAATTATGGAACCTGAAGGCATGTATTCTCGCTCCTATCTCAGAAAGAGAGGGGCCGGAACCTCTGGGTACCTTTGAAGAATCTAAGGGCGATCACATGTTAGTTTTTAGCATACAATTAAAATATGGTAACTGGAAGTCCCACCATGAAATCATAAATTTCTCACAGCCTATAGCTTTCGTATTCTAATTAATCTTTGAGATTCTTTTTCCCCGAGTCTACCACGGATGCTAGGAGAACGCTTGATCATTTGAGACACCAAACTAAACTAAAATCATGACATTTGAATGGATGACTTTGTGATTCCGCAATATGATGAGAACAGCGAGCCGTGAATTGCGGATGCTACGAGCAAAAGCAGTCTTTTGCGATATTCAGATTTTTGATCCTTACAAAGACATCTATGCTGTTGTTGCCCAAGCACAAAGCATGTGAGGATTTACTTATTTTTTATCTACAAAATCTGAGTTTGCTTGAAAGCTGGAATCTTGCGTAATTAGAATATCTATACAGTCAACCCATTCGaactactttaaaaaaaaaaaaaaaattatgatttgttCCCCTGTAGACAGACATAAGATCAACTTCGCTAACAAAGTTTATTTTCAGGCCTCTCTGGTTCCTCTTCCATATAAGGTAATCTGTGCTCCACATTCCAATAAAGATACATCCACCAGTGCCTCTTTttcttaaatagaaaaaaaaaattctgaaattTTCGTGTATATAAAACTAGGAACTACCAGCTCTTCCTATCACTGCTATCaactttaaaaatattattcatcACATGACCTTAATAAACCAGATACCGATCCCCCAACGTCCATTTAGTGTTATCGTGAATTATAGACATAACAGGTATGATATGCACATAGCCTTGGCAGCATTCAAGTAGGATTATGCATATgtgatgggaaaaaaaaaaaaaaaaaagtcctccTTGCCAAAATGTTGCAGTCGCACTCATCCTTTTCTGCGTAGTCTATGAGAGCAATTAGATGAAAGTGGAAACTTGATCTCCTGCTTAGTGCTAGTTCAAGAATTGCAGTGTCATAAATTTACAACAAAATCCTTTACATGTTGGCAACATCAGAGGCAACAGTCAATTGCACCAATAGCAGCGAACAAGCTCATTAAGATGCGGTGGTACATAAGAGAGTACCGACCACATAAGATGCCCATGCTCTATCAAACAGTTGATTGCTGTTGGTGCTTCATTTTTCAAAACCAAGAAAAAGAGCATTATTCTTAACAAAATGTTTCACCTAAATTTATCAGCGCTCCTGCAATCAACTCCTCTTGCtctgtaatttttttaattctttgtaCAGCATGACGAATTCCACCCAAATGAAATGCAGGGTTCTGATGGTCTGCTAATTATACCTCATTTGGTGTATTAATGGGCTTCTGTTGCAATGAGAATACATTGGCTGTTTGTTTAAACTGATCAACATtcattctcaagctcttcaacaTACCCAGCAGCTTCAGATGACATGTAATCTTCATCCCTAAAGCGGGATAAAAATTGTGCTAGCCTGTATACATCACCAAATGTGGAAATAGGACCAAGTGATAGACGAACCACTTCAAAATTGTAAGTGGATGCATAAGAACTCACACCCTCCACCTGCTTGTCTGATTTCTGGTCCAAAATATTATACACGCTGAGATCCTCAAGGGTGCCAACACCCAAAAAAATGTTAGTCTTCACTGCTAGTTGCTGAACAAGCCTAGCTGGGAAAATATTTCCAGTCGGATCGAGGATATTGAATGCCAAAATTGAGCCTCTATACTTCAGATCCAGAGATCCGTACAACTGGGCAGCATAACAGTCTTCGTTATAGCATGAATCAATATATCAAAAAAGAAACAACGAAGGCAAAAGTTATGAGCATGGAACAACAGCTGAAAATATCACGAAATTTAGATGAATTGCGAGTCTTGCAAACAAGTTGTTGTCCATTTAGTGGATGTTTGCTAAtttaataagaaaagaaaaaaaaaagaacagatcTAATAATCCAAGAACTTATTTGAGGATTAACCCTTGAACTTATAATAGTTTTCATTTCAGTTTTCGTTTTCTTTGTGAGATACCCTAGTCTTGTCGTTCTGGTATTGTTACAGAATGACACTAGGAAAATGCAACATATTCATGCGATCAAGACTCAAAGATCCTTTTGGAGATTTTAGTATGTTGGAAATCCAATATTGCAACATTCCTATAGAAGATATCTTATGTTTTAGTCTAGGCAGGTATCCATTTTTATactcatatatacacacacacacacacacacacacacacatatgtacatatgtatatatatatatatatacacatgtacatatgtatacatatgtatacacatgtacatatgtacatatatatacatatgtatacacatatacaaatgtgtatatatatatacatatgtatatatatacatatgtatacacatatacaaatgtgtgtatatatatatatatatatatatacacacacacacacacacacacacatatgtatacatatgtatatatatatacatatgtacatatgtgtgtgtgtgtgtgtgtgtgtgtgtgtgtgtgtgtgtgtgtatgtatgtatgtatgtatatatgtgtgtgtgtgtgtgtgtgtgtgtgtgtatgcatgtatgtatgtatacacttATTTATTTATTACGTGAAAGGGCCACAAGCCATTTTGACTACATATACAtggttatttttgtgatatattGTATGCTATTGCATCTAATCGGGTTTTCCACCCAAGTTTCATGAATCAGATCCTATATCAGCATGTAATGACCATCATACTGCTTGAGAGACTTATTGACTGTGCCAGCTCAGTAGTCGCCAAGTCCACCATAGGGGATGATTCTGTCAGAAGCTATGTGGAATACCAGTCCAACATTTTGGCCAAATCAGATAGCTGCCACCAGCCACCTCCGATATAGCTTAAAGCTAAGGGTCTAAACAATCAATAGAGTATTCTAGGCCTTTTGCTTAATCATTGATTCACTGCTAGAATTTGGTAAACTGACTGAGGGAAATTTCAAAGTGTGAATTGTGTTTGCAAACAAAGTTCTTAGTGGATTTACCTTTTTTAATCATCTTCTCTATTAAACCAGATGAGGACAGTGTCAAATAGCTTTCTGCATAACTCCCAAACAACTCCAGGGCTTTGACAAAATAAAGTAACAGCGGCTTTGTAGCTAGTTGCCTATACTTGAGCCAGGCTTTCCAGAGTTGCCTGGATTTTCATCACATAAGGTTCATTTTCATTTTTTCACCCCCCTCTCCATTCTTTAttagttaaattttatttcttgctacccTCTTCTTTTTAAGCTCCGGGCTCCATGCCATTCGGGTttgacttttctccctcaagGTATATTCATCTCCCTTGCCTTTTAGGGTAGGTTCTTTTCTGAGTGGTGGTATGTTCCTTTTGACTCCTTTAACATGGATTATTCATCCAAGTGTGCTCCTCCTGCTTTCTAGCTATGCGCTCACTGGTTTGATTAAGACCTTGCTTCTTCTCCCTTGTCTCTTTTCTCTTTCCTGAATGAGCATCGTATTCATCTTTCCCCACTTCAATTGTCTTACATGATAGCATAATAGTAACTTAGGTTCTTCTTCATGATGCCATACAAAATTGCCTTAGCACATGGACAAAAATTTCAATTTGTTCATACAAGCAACATAGTCATTTGTCTTGTCATTCTTGCCCATATTACTACATGAGAAATTTGTCTAATTGTCAACCTGAACTACAGTTTTACCTTTGAATGTCATCAAGTAGATTCCCTGGTGCATTCCTATCTGTTGATTTTTCTAGATCTtgatatctggatcatcctctgaGCACTTTTTTCCACATGGCTTAGAAGATATCTAAATTGAGATGGATGCTGCAACCAACAAGCAAAACTACCTTTCATTTCAGAATTCATGGTATCCTTATGGCACTAGCAGAGGTTTCTCAGTCAGAAGCATCTGACTCATTAGATTTTCTGTGCACTGCTTATGTGTGCTTTTGCTCTGTTATTGTGCTTAATCTATATTTAATCCCACTAAAAATGATCATACTTCCTAGTTGGTACTAGTTCAACGCATGCACAATGAACTACTCTTTTTGGGTATATGAGCTTTGTTCTTTCTCCTTAGTGACACATGCAGGCCAAAGGTTTCTGCTTGGGTGCCCAAGTTTTTGTTCCTTGGATATAGCGTTGAGCACAAAGCACCAGCAAACGTTCCTTGCTCGTTTaacttcatgtgttacttctggCTTTTTGTTGCACAACACAACTGACTCCATTTAGGAAATATACCGTAACATGGAATTAGCCCCTGTGAGGGGGTGGCTGGGACATACTTATGATTCCTTGTCTGTAATTTAAGGACTTTTCACAGTTGGATTTCAACCCTCTTGTCACAGTCAAGACCCTCTTCTGAACAGCTGCTATTAACAGGGATAGGTTTCGCATAGAAGATCATAAGGAACCACAACTCATATCAACTACTAGCGTTATGGAAGGTGAAGGTGAAGCTGCACAGCTCTGATAAGATCATCTGCTCATGCTTGCGTCTTAGTGGACAAACATAGTGGTACTTGATCGGAAAGGACTCCTCTAGCTAGGTTTTCTgctatttttgttttgtttttaaaCACAAATGCATAATGTCACAATAGCTTATTCTTTCTTCGGAAGGTAGGTTTACACTTTACAGGTTTGTGTCCTCCCACCTCCCACACTGTTTGATCCTAAGCTTTGCGACTCTGGTTTCATCTACCTTTCCATGAAAGGTTTATATTGTATTTTTCTTTTGGGCTTTAATTTTTCTTTTGGAATAAACTTacctatcattaaaaaaattaaaaagacttATATAGCTACAAAGACATCTTCTATGCATTTCCTATGAGCTGTTTAAGTAGTGATAGTGAAACTTACCTATGGGAGAACCAAGGGATGTTCTTGAAAGGCCATCATTATCTCACACCCTAACCTGTGGAAGCTCACATCCTGAGAATTTTCTGAATGTGAATGTAGCGGTCATTGTAAAAATGACCTGGACACTTTTACTTTCCCTCTGAAAGCATCATCTCTTACTGACTAATGGCTGGCTTCTAAATTCTCAGTATTGAATAAATAATAATCTATTTAACAAAAAACCCTACTCTAGATTTACACAGAATTTGGAAAACTAAATCAGAGGAGATCTGAAAAGGTTTCAGTATCAATTGTCAGACAATAATGCCTTATCTTAGAGTTCTACATATTATTAGGGACAAGCATATCTTCATTACAAAGCAAAAGAATTAAGGCCATTTACATTGAatgtaattcaaatcaattttaacAATTCGAAGCAAATCATAAATTCTTGCTTACTGGAGAACGACTTAATGCAATATATATTGATATTGATGCACCATGAGAGAACAAAAGTAAGATCAACCAACCTGCAACAAAGGCTTCTCTTCCAACTTGTGCTTCAATGACTTTAGAGTCCTGACCAGCCAAGTGATCAAGCTTTCTACCCGCTTCTGAATAGCTACAATGCCAATATTCTCTAAATGTTCAAAGCCAAAACTCAAAGCTGCAAACATATGGATATTCAAATTTTCCCCTTCTGTTAGAACATGAACACTTTTTCCATTATCAGGCACTTTGGCTAATTTTACTTGAGCTGATCCCTTCTTGATACATACAGAATGAGAACTCCTTCGGACTAGAAGAAAAGCAACACCAGAAGGATATCCAAGCATGTGGTGCAATGAACCAATGACAAACTCAGGTTGATATAAAGAAAGATCAATTCTAACCATCGGAAGGCAACTGGAAACATCTAAAAGAACTTCCCATCCATTTTGTTGTGCACCCACAATCCAGCTCAGAGGGTGGCACATACCAGATAAGAACGATTGGGCAGGGAGCAACAAGAGCCCACATCCGTGACCACTAGAATTTTGTTTTCTGAGCAACTTGTGCATATCATTTCCATGGACATACAGATCCTTGCTTTTAAGAGGTATTGCTGCTGTTCTCAACTTGGACTGTGATGCTACACGAATAAAATGCTGAACAGACATATGATGGTCATGGCTAGCAAGAACATGAGTACCTTTCTTAAAGTTATGCATCTGGCCAAGCAGGTGATAACAGGATGGAAGCCCAGGAGTAAAAATTGTGGTATATTCATTTTGGGTTGTGTTCAGAAGATTCAAAATGTGTCCACTTGCAATATCAACATAAGTATCATGCAGTACACTTTGTTTTTCAGTGGCATAGTTGGAACCTAGGAACGCATCAGTCTCTTCAAGTAGGAATTGCATGTGCTGCTCCACCTGAGTAATAGGACAATTAATTATCATGCAcaagcaaaaatttaaaaaaaaaaaaaaatgaaagatgaCAACATCCTCTCCATGCAACCTTGAATTCATTAGATATGACAAACCACAAAGGCACCCAATGATCCAGGAAAGTTTAGCATATATGAATCATTGGCAGATGCTTGGAATTGAAGATCCTTAAAATTTTGCAGTATATCTGCAACTGCTCAGACCCTAAACACCAGGTCAGTAAGAATAAGTACGTAGGCATGGCTGAGAACTTGACTTGTTTACTAGGAAATGTAATTTTCTTTTAAAGACCAAGAAGCCAGTCTtcagatatgatttttttttttttttttcccttcctttTTCACAGGATCTGACAGAATATGAAGGTGCCCTCTTCAGGAGTAAACGAGCATCGACACAAGAAGCTCTATTGAACTTTCAAAAACAGGCTTAATTACATCTCTCATAAACTAATTATGAGAAATAAGCAATAGCTGCAGAAAGATAACAAAAACCAATACATCAAAACACCATAAAAGAAATGACAAGCACGACCATGTCATGCTTTGGAAGCAAAGCTATAAACATTCTGCCAGTGAAGGACAGATACCTGATACCGCGAGTACAACGGGCAAGATGCATAATCCAGGTAGACAATTCTTTGCAGCTCAAGTTTAGGGTATTGATCCTTACGTATATTGTCCACCGACAGGTGCAAAAAGTAACCTTCATGGTCTTCTAAGAACTGCTCTTCAGCATCCTCATAGGGAAGCAATACAGAAGGGACAGCATCAGTTTCCTCAGATAAGACCGAAGTGGTTTGGCTTTCTTTACCATCATATATGGCATATTTTCGGAAGGAGCCCACGCTTGAGCTCCCGTCAGAAATATGGGTTACTACAGGCGAGGCATCAGAATTTGGCAACACACTTTTCGCATAGGATGCTTCAGAATCTATTTTATCATCTTGTATTGGTTCCGATAAATCATAAGGTATATTCGACTTTGAAGTCAAAACCGCTTCTTTAGAATGAGCTTGTGAACCAAATCTGTCGTATTGCTTTCCCTTCTGCAACAAGTGGATGAAATCTTTCATTATCATCAAAGAAGTTGTCATGATACAATTAAAACTCATACATGGTCCCTTTTCTGATTTAAGAACGAACAGCAATGAAGATTGAAACGCTTTAAACATCTAAATAACTGTATCTCATATACTATATATCAAGTTTGTGCagttgtgtgtacatatatacatgccAAAGACTAAGAATTACATGTGAATATCATACATAATGGATCATATATATCCATTAAACTACATGTAAAGGGGAAAAAAGATTATATAATATCTCTATATGGATCATCTCCTGGGAAAGCACAAGACATAATCTAGTAATACAATATTAATAGACCGCAAGTGCCTTGCTTGCCCAgagcccccaaaaaaaaaaaaaaactcaacggTCACCGTATTGAGAAACAATTTTAACCAATTACGGGCTTCCAAATCTCGGAATTAGCTCAAAAAACCCGGAAAAGAGATCACCTTTTCGTCGCTTAAATTGGAGAGGAGCAAATAGATGGATACCTGCTTGGAGGTTCTCCTGCTCTGGAAAGTCGCGAACTTGGAGAGCATGGCCGCTGCCGGTTCGATCCCCAGAGCCGTGGATGCGTGAGAAAGATAGCGCGAGATGGAGGACCGGGTGGTAGCAATGAGAGCAGCTTTTGGCGGTGGGTCCCGCTCCTTCGCCATGGCGTCTGCAACTACGTCAGAGCAGCTGAAAGAGATTTGGAGATGAGATGAGGCTTTGACGACTTCTTCGTTTGCGGGGAACCTTAGACCAGGAGGAATTGCAAAAGAGATCTCTCTTGATGTGTGGTTTAAGAAGCAATATTAAGAAACCGTGGCCATGGCTATGTTGCCGCCGGCTCCACCCAGTaacaatgatttttttaaaaaaatttagagaaaaaggtGAGAATACCCACGTCATATCTCCCGTTTGTCACGCCAATGCTTCGAATTTTAAACCTGGCCGTCGAGAAGATACTTCTTTGCAACCGGAGGATATGGTCAGCCAGGGCCTTCACATTACGAGGTAGCACCGCCCCCGATTTTGTTCTCCATTCGACACGGTCATGGTCTCCTCCACACGTGCGAATTGAAACGGACCGCGGGCTGGGGCCATGGTCGATGGCTTTTAGGAGTTACAGCAATGCGTCGTCATTTGTGTGCATGTGATTTGAAGTGGAGTACAGTGGTTAGCTTCATAATTCATTCAGCAGTTCTCTTTGATCTGCGGTGATAAACACCATCCTCCGAAACATTTTGACCCTCTATTTGCTGACCAAATTGGCTGTTAGTTTCTCTCATCGAGGGCAATGCATGTTTTATTCTTAATAACACAAAATACATCCACATCCATGAACTAAGTACTTTCCCCTCCCAGGTGCCAGCCTTTTTTATTAGTCCGTGTGAGACTATGATGATCTCTCCCATTCAGTCTCAAATCTCGATCTCATAATATTCTTGCCATGATTAACTCCTACTTCAAAGAGGGGCAATCTACGGCCCAGATCCTCCTTGACCATTTGACGAATAAAAT
Protein-coding regions in this window:
- the LOC105047545 gene encoding uncharacterized protein; the encoded protein is MAKERDPPPKAALIATTRSSISRYLSHASTALGIEPAAAMLSKFATFQSRRTSKQKGKQYDRFGSQAHSKEAVLTSKSNIPYDLSEPIQDDKIDSEASYAKSVLPNSDASPVVTHISDGSSSVGSFRKYAIYDGKESQTTSVLSEETDAVPSVLLPYEDAEEQFLEDHEGYFLHLSVDNIRKDQYPKLELQRIVYLDYASCPLYSRYQVEQHMQFLLEETDAFLGSNYATEKQSVLHDTYVDIASGHILNLLNTTQNEYTTIFTPGLPSCYHLLGQMHNFKKGTHVLASHDHHMSVQHFIRVASQSKLRTAAIPLKSKDLYVHGNDMHKLLRKQNSSGHGCGLLLLPAQSFLSGMCHPLSWIVGAQQNGWEVLLDVSSCLPMVRIDLSLYQPEFVIGSLHHMLGYPSGVAFLLVRRSSHSVCIKKGSAQVKLAKVPDNGKSVHVLTEGENLNIHMFAALSFGFEHLENIGIVAIQKRVESLITWLVRTLKSLKHKLEEKPLLQLYGSLDLKYRGSILAFNILDPTGNIFPARLVQQLAVKTNIFLGVGTLEDLSVYNILDQKSDKQVEGVSSYASTYNFEVVRLSLGPISTFGDVYRLAQFLSRFRDEDYMSSEAAGYVEELENEC